The proteins below come from a single Elgaria multicarinata webbii isolate HBS135686 ecotype San Diego chromosome 11, rElgMul1.1.pri, whole genome shotgun sequence genomic window:
- the HIRIP3 gene encoding HIRA-interacting protein 3 isoform X2: protein MAASAAAAAAKQREMQDFVRGLFRGSPDLSILTHAIVRKKYLVHVGKESLSKEEKEQLKLLVEEELLQMKADDSPGDGELMTETQTSVQSGGHKRPHCTSSSSDDEVKGKQEQKKQRTGKKLEIGSDEEDSGIDSKKVPLHGSQKHAGKFSSSSEQGDSGAEGHTDGSGSDGQNAKGRRKERQKGSQPTRWQRERLGSTSEAATQGQKSAPEETGDRKEATKGQRTVSENDSEEELNDCKIQKKKGFDKEQKWNDDQGRGKSRKMDKQRRKADSESEEESEEEKKKSGGSKAKDRTGRRTLEAEVGSESEDESGSDSEQKSRMQGKAASRKQWRKNVSPEESGSDSGSKRQPRKGGMKKAQRRNVSRKELKGKQEEKKQGKPKPKTSVSSEESETEPDEHKGLKQKKKGMHNASSSEEESQSGAEEAEKGESKSRKVTLSSGKSKNGTEECKGGNQRKKRVLKKKSQDASGSESSQEEEILEKRGTEMFQRKGVSKMESETDSEDSGDELVGREKRQSWQKTETEKPKRRSSKEESGNESVKREACSSSEDEDNSSSSKQPHQGKGKEHNSGKSEEHPSIRRLKRYIRECGVHRNYKKLLAGCRSRKAQVEALKQELENLGLKGRPRRRNVWSLYSKPQEQPSSPEEPPVRRPATDWSRLRGVISSDGESD, encoded by the exons ATGGCGGCgtcggcggctgctgctgctgcaaagcaaCGAGAGATGCAAGACTTCGTCAGGGGTCTCTTCCGAGGGAGCCCTGATCTCAG CATCCTCACTCATGCCATAGTCAGGAAGAAATATCTTGTCCATGTTGGGAAGGAGAGTCTAAgtaaagaggagaaggagcaactcAAACTGCTGGTGGAGGAAGAACTGCTCCAGATGAAG GCTGATGATTCTCCAGGTGATGGAGAGTtgatgactgaaacccagacttcTGTCCAATCTGGAGGCCACAAGAGACCCCATTGTACCTCCAGTAGTTCTGACGATGAGGTCAAAGGCAAACAGGAGCAGAAGAAACAACGGACCGGAAAAAAGTTGG AAATCGGTTCTGACGAGGAGGATTCTGGGATTGATTCTAAAAAGGTTCCACTCCATGGCAGCCAAAAACATGCTGGGAAATTCTCAAGCTCCTCTGAGCAAGGAGACTCTGGAGCAGAAGGTCATACTGACGGGTCCGGAAGTGATGGGCAAAATGCAAAAGGCAGAAGAAAGGAGAGACAAAAAGGCAGCCAGCCCACCCGGTGGCAGAGGGAAAGACTAGGGAGTACGTCTGAGGCGGCCACACAAGGGCAAAAGAGTGCCCCTGAAGAAACTGGAGACCGCAAAGAGGCAACGAAAGGGCAAAGAACAGTTTCGGAGAATGACTCTGAGGAGGAGCTGAATGACTGTAAGATCCAGAAAAAGAAAGGGTTTGACAAAGAACAGAAATGGAATGATGACCAGGGCAGAGGAAAGAGCAGAAAGATGGACAAACAAAGGAGAAAAGCCGATTCTGAGTCTGAAGAGGAAagtgaggaggaaaagaagaagagtgGTGGCTCTAAAGCTAAAGACAGGACAGGACGGAGAACTCTGGAGGCTGAAGTGGGGAGTGAGAGTGAGGATGAATCGGGGAGTGACTCAGAGCAGAAGTCCAGGATGCAAGGAAAGGCGGCAAGTCGTAAACAATGGCGGAAAAATGTGAGCCCAGAGGAATCGGGGAGCGATTCAGGAAGCAAGAGACAACCTAGAAAAGGAGGAATGAAAAAGGCACAGAGGAGGAATGTGAGCAGGAAGGAACTGAAGGGAAAAcaagaagagaagaagcaaggaAAGCCCAAGCCAAAGACAAGCGTGAGCAGTGAAGAATCGGAAACTGAGCCAGACGAGCATAAGGGCttgaaacaaaaaaagaaagggatGCATAACGCCAGCAGCAGTGAAGAGGAATCACAGAGTGGAGCAGAAGAGGCAGAAAAGGGTGAAAGCAAGTCCAGGAAGGTCACTCTGAGCAGCGGCAAATCCAAGAACGGAACAGAAGAATGCAAAGGTGGgaatcaaagaaagaaaagagtgtTGAAAAAGAAGAGCCAGGATGCGTCTGGGAGTGAATCTAGCCAGGAGGAAGAAATACTGGAAAAGAGAGGAACAGAGATGTTCCAGAGGAAGGGTGTCAGTAAAATGGAATCGGAGACTGATTCTGAGGACTCGGGGGATGAATTGGTGGGAAGGGAGAAAAGGCAAAGCTGGCAGAAGACGGAAACAGAGAAGCCCAAAAGGAGGAGCAGCAAGGAAGAATCGGGCAATGAATCCGTTAAGCGAGAAGCGTGCTCCAGTTCTGAAGATGAAGATAACTCCAGTTCTTCCAAACAGCCGCATCAAGGAAAG GGCAAAGAGCATAATTCTGGGAAAAGCGAAGAGCACCCGTCTATCCGGCGCCTGAAGCGCTACATCCGGGAATGCGGCGTGCATCGGAATTACAAGAAGCTGCTCGCAGGTTGCCGCTCCCGCAAAGCGCAGGTGGAGGCGCTCAAGCAGGAGCTGGAAAACCTTGGCCTGAAGG GCCGCCCAAGGCGTCGCAACGTCTGGAGTCTCTACAGCAAGCCCCAGGAGCAGCCCAGCTCTCCAGAGGAGCCTCCCGTACGCCGTCCTGCTACAGACTGGTCCCGCCTTCGTGGAGTCATCAGTTCAGATGGGGAAAGCGATTGA
- the HIRIP3 gene encoding HIRA-interacting protein 3 isoform X1 produces MAASAAAAAAKQREMQDFVRGLFRGSPDLSILTHAIVRKKYLVHVGKESLSKEEKEQLKLLVEEELLQMKADDSPGDGELMTETQTSVQSGGHKRPHCTSSSSDDEVKGKQEQKKQRTGKKLEIGSDEEDSGIDSKKVPLHGSQKHAGKFSSSSEQGDSGAEGHTDGSGSDGQNAKGRRKERQKGSQPTRWQRERLGSTSEAATQGQKSAPEETGDRKEATKGQRTVSENDSEEELNDCKIQKKKGFDKEQKWNDDQGRGKSRKMDKQRRKADSESEEESEEEKKKSGGSKAKDRTGRRTLEAEVGSESEDESGSDSEQKSRMQGKAASRKQWRKNVSPEESGSDSGSKRQPRKGGMKKAQRRNVSRKELKGKQEEKKQGKPKPKTSVSSEESETEPDEHKGLKQKKKGMHNASSSEEESQSGAEEAEKGESKSRKVTLSSGKSKNGTEECKGGNQRKKRVLKKKSQDASGSESSQEEEILEKRGTEMFQRKGVSKMESETDSEDSGDELVGREKRQSWQKTETEKPKRRSSKEESGNESVKREACSSSEDEDNSSSSKQPHQGKGKEHNSGKSEEHPSIRRLKRYIRECGVHRNYKKLLAGCRSRKAQVEALKQELENLGLKGAPSLAKCKALKQKREEAAEVASLDISNIIATEGRPRRRNVWSLYSKPQEQPSSPEEPPVRRPATDWSRLRGVISSDGESD; encoded by the exons ATGGCGGCgtcggcggctgctgctgctgcaaagcaaCGAGAGATGCAAGACTTCGTCAGGGGTCTCTTCCGAGGGAGCCCTGATCTCAG CATCCTCACTCATGCCATAGTCAGGAAGAAATATCTTGTCCATGTTGGGAAGGAGAGTCTAAgtaaagaggagaaggagcaactcAAACTGCTGGTGGAGGAAGAACTGCTCCAGATGAAG GCTGATGATTCTCCAGGTGATGGAGAGTtgatgactgaaacccagacttcTGTCCAATCTGGAGGCCACAAGAGACCCCATTGTACCTCCAGTAGTTCTGACGATGAGGTCAAAGGCAAACAGGAGCAGAAGAAACAACGGACCGGAAAAAAGTTGG AAATCGGTTCTGACGAGGAGGATTCTGGGATTGATTCTAAAAAGGTTCCACTCCATGGCAGCCAAAAACATGCTGGGAAATTCTCAAGCTCCTCTGAGCAAGGAGACTCTGGAGCAGAAGGTCATACTGACGGGTCCGGAAGTGATGGGCAAAATGCAAAAGGCAGAAGAAAGGAGAGACAAAAAGGCAGCCAGCCCACCCGGTGGCAGAGGGAAAGACTAGGGAGTACGTCTGAGGCGGCCACACAAGGGCAAAAGAGTGCCCCTGAAGAAACTGGAGACCGCAAAGAGGCAACGAAAGGGCAAAGAACAGTTTCGGAGAATGACTCTGAGGAGGAGCTGAATGACTGTAAGATCCAGAAAAAGAAAGGGTTTGACAAAGAACAGAAATGGAATGATGACCAGGGCAGAGGAAAGAGCAGAAAGATGGACAAACAAAGGAGAAAAGCCGATTCTGAGTCTGAAGAGGAAagtgaggaggaaaagaagaagagtgGTGGCTCTAAAGCTAAAGACAGGACAGGACGGAGAACTCTGGAGGCTGAAGTGGGGAGTGAGAGTGAGGATGAATCGGGGAGTGACTCAGAGCAGAAGTCCAGGATGCAAGGAAAGGCGGCAAGTCGTAAACAATGGCGGAAAAATGTGAGCCCAGAGGAATCGGGGAGCGATTCAGGAAGCAAGAGACAACCTAGAAAAGGAGGAATGAAAAAGGCACAGAGGAGGAATGTGAGCAGGAAGGAACTGAAGGGAAAAcaagaagagaagaagcaaggaAAGCCCAAGCCAAAGACAAGCGTGAGCAGTGAAGAATCGGAAACTGAGCCAGACGAGCATAAGGGCttgaaacaaaaaaagaaagggatGCATAACGCCAGCAGCAGTGAAGAGGAATCACAGAGTGGAGCAGAAGAGGCAGAAAAGGGTGAAAGCAAGTCCAGGAAGGTCACTCTGAGCAGCGGCAAATCCAAGAACGGAACAGAAGAATGCAAAGGTGGgaatcaaagaaagaaaagagtgtTGAAAAAGAAGAGCCAGGATGCGTCTGGGAGTGAATCTAGCCAGGAGGAAGAAATACTGGAAAAGAGAGGAACAGAGATGTTCCAGAGGAAGGGTGTCAGTAAAATGGAATCGGAGACTGATTCTGAGGACTCGGGGGATGAATTGGTGGGAAGGGAGAAAAGGCAAAGCTGGCAGAAGACGGAAACAGAGAAGCCCAAAAGGAGGAGCAGCAAGGAAGAATCGGGCAATGAATCCGTTAAGCGAGAAGCGTGCTCCAGTTCTGAAGATGAAGATAACTCCAGTTCTTCCAAACAGCCGCATCAAGGAAAG GGCAAAGAGCATAATTCTGGGAAAAGCGAAGAGCACCCGTCTATCCGGCGCCTGAAGCGCTACATCCGGGAATGCGGCGTGCATCGGAATTACAAGAAGCTGCTCGCAGGTTGCCGCTCCCGCAAAGCGCAGGTGGAGGCGCTCAAGCAGGAGCTGGAAAACCTTGGCCTGAAGG GGGCGCCATCTCTAGCCAAGTGCAAAGCCCTGAAGCAGAAGCGTGAAGAAGCAGCCGAGGTGGCTTCCCTTGATATCAGCAACATCATCGCCACAGAAG GCCGCCCAAGGCGTCGCAACGTCTGGAGTCTCTACAGCAAGCCCCAGGAGCAGCCCAGCTCTCCAGAGGAGCCTCCCGTACGCCGTCCTGCTACAGACTGGTCCCGCCTTCGTGGAGTCATCAGTTCAGATGGGGAAAGCGATTGA